One segment of Accipiter gentilis chromosome 26, bAccGen1.1, whole genome shotgun sequence DNA contains the following:
- the UBLCP1 gene encoding ubiquitin-like domain-containing CTD phosphatase 1: MSLSLIIKWGGQEYTITSLSEEDTVLDLKQSLKGLTGVLPERQKLLGLKMKGKPADDDVKLGALKLKPNTKIMMMGTREESLEDVLGPPPDNDDVVNDFDIEEEVVEVENREENLLKISRRVKEYKVEILNPPREGKKLLVLDVDYTLFDHRSCAETGVELMRPYLHEFLTSAYEDYDIVIWSATNMKWIEAKMKELGVSTNANYKITFMLDSAAMITVHTPRRGLIDVKPLGVIWGKFSEYYSKKNTIMFDDIGRNFLMNPQNGLKIRPFMKAHLNRDKDKELLKLTQYLKEIAKLDDFLELNHKHWERYLSKKQGQ; this comes from the exons atgtctctctctctcataaTAAAATGGGGTGGACAGGAGTATACAATAACCTCGTTATCAGAAGAAGACACAGTGTTGGATCTGAAGCAGTCTCTTAAAGGCCTTACTGGAGTGTTACCAGAGCGTCAGAAACTTCTTGGACTTAAAATGAAGG GCAAACCCGCAGATGATGATGTTAAGCTTGGAGCTCTCAAGTTGAAACCAAATACTAAAATTATGATGATGGGCACTCGTGAGGAGAGTTTG GAAGATGTCCTTGGGCCACCTCCTGATAATGATGATGTTGTCAATGACTTTGATATTGAAGAGGAAGTTGTGGAAGTAGAAAATAG GGAAGAAAATCTACTAAAAATTTCCCGCAGAGTTAAAGAATACAAAGTGGAAATTCTGAATCCtcctagagaaggaaaaaagctgctgGTGCTAGATGTTGATTATACACTATTTG ACCACAGGTCATGTGCTGAAACTGGGGTAGAACTGATGAGGCCATACCTTCATGAATTCCTGACATCTGCATATGAGGATTATGATATTGTAATTTGGT CTGCTACTAATATGAAGTGGATTGAAGCTAAAATGAAA GAGCTTGGAGTGAGTACCAATGCAAACTACAAGATAACTTTCATGTTGGACAGTGCTGCCATGATAACAGTGCACACTCCTAGAAGAGGACTAATAGAT GTGAAGCCTCTTGGTGTTATCTGGGGAAAATTTTCAGAAtattacagcaaaaaaaatactattatgtTCGATGATATTGGCCGAAACTTCCTCATGAATCCACAAAACGGACTCAAG ATAAGGCCTTTTATGAAAGCACACTTAAATCGGGACAAAGACAAGGAGCTTCTAAAGCTCACTCAATACCtcaaagaaatagcaaaattaGATGACTTTTTGGAGCTGAATCACAAACATTGGGAAAG